From the Marivivens sp. LCG002 genome, the window GCCGATGACGGCGGCAGAGGCTGCGTCGCATTCCGCTTTGTCGGTGACATTGCAGGCAAGGCCGATGTGGCCTTCACCCGGAAGATCGGCGGCAGCGGCCTGAGCGGCTTCGGCGCTCAGATCGAAAATGGCGATTTTTGCGCCATGCTCGGCAAAAAGCTTGGCGGTTGCCTTGCCGAGGCCGCGCTTGGAGGCGGCGCCGGTGATGATTGCGGTTTTACCTTTGAGAAGTTGCATTCTGTTTTCCTTTAGAGCCAGGACTTGACGCTCGTGACGATACCGCCCACGGAAATTCCGTATTGATCGTGCAGGGTCGGCAAAGCGCCTGCATCCAGAAATTCGTCGGGCAATGCGATGGATTTGAACGGGACAAAGACGCCTTGGCGCATGAGACCTGCGCCGACGGCTTCTCCGAGACCACCCATAATCGTGTGGTTTTCGGCCGTGATGACCAAGCGGCCTTTGCGCTGCGCCTCGGCCGCGATGGTTTCGAGATCGAGCGGCTTGATCGTGGGCACATGGAGCACCGCCGCGCTCACACCGTCTTTGGCAAGTGCTTTTGCGGCGTCGATGGTGCGCATGGTCATGAAGCCCGTCGAGATAAAGAGCACGTCGTCCCCGTCGTGGATCAACTGGGCTTTGCCGAGTTTGAACTGGTAACCATATTCGCCCAGCACATTCGGCACCTTGCCGCGCAAAAGACGCATGTAAACGGGGCCGCTCTGATCCGCGATGGCATGGGTCGCCTGATAGACGTCCTCGGCATCGCAGGGGTCGATGATCGTCATATTCGGCAACCCGCGAAAGATCGCGAGGTCCTCGGTTGCTTGGTGGCTGGGGCCATAGCCCGTGGTCAGTCCAGGCAAGGCGCAGACGATTTTGACGGGGAGGTTTTCCTCGGCAATCGCCATGGCGATGAAGTCATAGGCGCGGCGCGAGGCGAAAACCGCATAGGTCGTCGCAAAGGGCGTGAAGCCCTCTTTGGCGAGACCTGCCGCAGCAGAGATCAAGAGCTGTTCGGCCATGCCCATCTGGTAAAAGCGGTCGGGATGCTTTTCGGCAAAGACATGCATGTCGGTGTATTTCGATAGGTCGGCGGACAGCCCCACGATGTCGTCCCGTTCGGCGGCAAGGTCGATGAGTGCCTGACCGAAGGGCGCGGACACCGTGTCGCGTCCTTCGGCATCGAGAGAAGCAATCATCGCAGAGGTGGCGATGCGGGCTTCGGGAGAGGCGGCGACACGGGCGATGTATTTGGATTGACGGCGCGAGTGGGCGCCAAAGACGGCATGGGTCATGCGGGCATCTCCTGATCCAGATGCGCGAGGGCCTTGGCCCATTCATCAGCCTCGACACGGATAAAGTGGGTCTTGTCGCGCTCTTCAAGGAAGGGCACGCCTTTGCACATTTTGGTGTTGCAGATGATGACGCGCGGGCGGTCGCTTGTGTCCGCACGGGCGGCGTCAAACGCCTCTTTCACCGCGTGGATATCGTTGCCGTCCACGGTTTGGGCAAACCAGCCGAAAGCGGCCCATTTCGCGCCCTCGTCGCCAAAGGCGAGAGCATCGGTGCTTTTGCCGTCCGCTTGCTGGTCGTTGAAATCGACGATGGCGATGAGGTTATCCAGCTTCCACTGGACGGCGGACATCACGGCCTCCCATGTGGAGCCTTCGCCAAGCTCTCCGTCGCTCAGAAGGTTATAGACGAATGCGGGGTTGTCCTTGCGCTTGAGACCAAGCGCGACGCCGACCGCGATCCCGAGCCCCTGCCCGAGCGAGCCGCCCGTGATCTCCATTCCCGGCGTATAGCTTGCCATGCCCGACATCGGCATACGGCTTTCGTCCATGCCATAGGTCTCGATCTCGTCCTCGGGGAGAATGCCTGCCTCGATCAAGGCGGCGTAGAGCGCGATGGCATAATGCCCGATGGAGAGAAGAAAGCGGTCGCGTCCCTCCCATTCGGGGTCTTCGGCGCGATAGGTCATGGCATGGAAATAGGATACGGCAAGGACGTCGGCCACGCCCAAGGCCTGACCGATATAACCTTGGCCCTGAACCTCGCCCATCAAGAGCGCGTTGCGGCGGATTTGCCATGCGCGGCGCTCGAGCGACACGTTGTTGCCCGCTTTGGGCGAGAGCTGCTCGGCCATGGGGTCCTCCTGAATTCGTTTCAGGACAATTGCCTCAAGTCACGGCACAGGTCGATCTTGATTAATGAAACAGATCATTAAGCAAGACTTAATCAAACGCCGGTTATTCGCCGAAAAATGAAGGTTTGCCTTAGCGATGCTAAAGCTAGGCGCGTTGCTCCGGCATTTCGAGACCTGCGTCTTTCGCGGCGGCGGACAGGCGGGTCCAGACCTCGTCCACGATGCGCACGCCTTTGGTTGCGACCTGAGCCAGTGCCTCGGACGCGCGGTCACCCGGCACGCGGACACGGGTAAAGCCCTTGGCGGGGCGGCTAGCGCGGCAGAGCGCGTTGAGATGCTCGACCTGATCGGTAAAGGCACCAAGACCGCCAAAGGCCTCGGGGTCGATCACCTGAATAAAGACATTCGCGCCCCAACGGGTCGGAGATTCGACACGGCCATGGCCTGCAAGCGCTTGGGTCAGCATTTCGACCATGAGGGATTGGGCAAAGCCTTTGTGCCCGTGATCCGCCCCGCCGACAGGAAGGATTGTGCCCTTGGGGGTCTGGTTCACCACATTGGGATCAGTGGTCGGGTTGCCCTCTCCATCAAGCATCCATTGGTGATCGAACTGGCGGCCCGAGTTCACGTATTCACGCACCTTGGAAACGGTGGTGATCGAAGCGCAGGTGTCGATCAGAACGGGGTGATCCTTGGCAGGATAGCCGACCGCCCAAGGGTTCGGCGTCAGCACGGGATCGACCCCGCCATAGGGCGCGACCCATTTGCCCGAAGGGTCAGAGGTCGCGATGTAGCAGACAAGACCCTGATCGGCGGCGATGCGAGTGAGGGTCGAGAGACACCCGATGTGGTGGCTGCGCCGAATGGCCATCGCGGACATGCCGCTCGCTTTGGCTTTGTCGATGCAGACGTCGAGCGCCTGTTTCATGATCCAGTGACCAGGGAGGTAGTTGCCGTCCCAGACCATCGCAACGGGGCGGTCGCTCAGCACGGTGACCTCGCCCGTTGTCGTCATGTTCCCAGAGCGGAGTTCGGGGATGTAATAGGGGATCATGGAAACGCCGTGCGTGGTCACGCCAAGCTCGTCGGTTTGAACCAGAAGCTCGGCCACGACATCGGCCTTGTCCTCGGTCATCCCCTCTTTGACCAAGAGCGATGTTGCAAAAGCCAATAGGTCGGCGCGGTTGTAGAAGCGGTCCATGTGGTGATCTCCCCTCGTGTTGCCCGCATCTAACTCCTTTTCAGGACGGGACGACAGAGGGGGAGCCCATCGCTTTCGTTCAATCAGATTGAAGCAAGCCTAAAGTCAGCAGATCCGCGGAAGCTGTTCACCCACCAGCATATCCACGATCCGCGCGCCACCAAAGAGCGTGCGCATGGTAACGCGCCCCGCCTCGCCCGACTTGGCCCGACCGATGATCACAGCGCCACGGCCCGCGTCAGTCGAGCGCATGGCCTCGAGCGCGGCGTCAGCTTGGGCTTCGGGAACAAAGAGAACCAAGGTGCCTTCGTTGGCGAGATAAAGCGGATCGAGTCCGAGAATTTCGCACATGCCTTTGACCTCGGTGCGAATGGGCAGAAGACTTTCTTCGATCTCGATGGCGATGCCGGCGGCTTCGGCCATTTCGTTGAGCGACGATGCAAGGCCGCCTCGGGTTGCGTCCCGCGCAGCACGAAGATCGGGGCACGCCTCGGCCACTGCGGCCATGAGATGGCCAAGGCCCTGACAATCGGAAACGATGTCCGCTGAAAGCGCCATGTCCCCACGCGCCGCAAGTATCGCAGCGCCGTGATCGCCAAGCACGCCGTTGACGATTGCAACGTCACCCGCTTGGATGTTGGACGCACAGAGATCACGGCCCGCAGGGATCACTCCGACGCCCGAAGTGGTAACAAAAACCTTGTCCGCGCTACCGCGCCCGACGACCTTGGTGTCGCCCGTCACGATGCGGACGCCCGCCTTCTCGGCTTCGGCCTTCATCGAGGCGACGATACGGCGTAAAAGCGCGACCTCGGTGCCTTCTTCGATGATGAACGCCGCCGAAAGCCAGAGCGGGACCGCGCCCCCGACCGCCAGATCATTGACCGTGCCGCAGACCGCGATTTTGCCGATGTCGCCACCCGGAAATTCGACGGGATCGACGACGAAACTGTCGGTGGTAAAGGCAAGACGCGCGCCCTTTTCCAAAAGCGCATCGGTCATAAGACGCGCCTGATCTTCCATGCTTTCGGGTTGAAAGACCGAGGTGAAAACGTCCTCGATCAGATCGCGCATGGCCTTGCCGCCGCCGCCATGGGCGAGCGTGACGCGGTCTTGCTTCATTCGGTTCAGCATGTTCATTCCGCAGGCTCCACGGCGCGCGCGCCGCCATATTGGTAATAGGCCGCGCAGGCGCCTTCGGAGCTTACCATAAGAGCGCCCAGCGGCATTTCGGGTGTGCAGCCGCGACCGAATTGCGGGCATTGGACAGGCTTGAGACGACCCGTCATGACCGCGCCGCATTCACAGCCTTCGGCCTCGGCGGTTTCGCGGGGACCTGCTCCGTAGCCGATTTCGAACTTCGCCTCGGCGTCAAAGGCGGCGTATTTCTCGCGGATGCGAAGGCCGCTTTCCTCGATCTCGCCAAGGCCGCGCCATTCAAAGCTCGGGCGGCGTTCGTAAACATCTTCGATCGCCGCAAGAGAGACAGGGTTGCCGTGCTCGGGAACAACGCGGGAATACTGGTTCTCGACCTCGGCGCGGCCATCTCGGATTTGCCGAAGCACCATCACGACCGACTGCAAAAGGTCGAGCGGTTCGAAGCCTGCGACCACGATGGGTTTGCCATACTCCTCTGCGATAAAGTCATAGGGATGCACGCCGATCACCATGGACACATGTCCCGGCCCGACAAAACCGTCGAGGATCATATGCGGATCGTCGAGAAGCGCCTTGATCGGCGGGGGAACCGTGATGTGGTTGCAAAAGACGCTGAAGTTGGTGAGGCCCTCGCGCGCGGCCTGCTGGATCGAAAGCGCGGTCGAGGGGGTCGTCGTTTCAAACCCGAGACCGAAAAAGACCACCTCGCGTTGAGGGTTGCGGCGGGCAAGTTCGAGCGCATCGAGAGGGGAATAGACCATACGGATGTCCGCGCCATCCGCCTTGGCCTGAAGAAGCGACTTGCGCCGACCGGGGACACGCATCGCATCGCCGAAGGTGGTAAAGATCACCTCGGGGCGCTCGGCGAGCGTCACACATTCATCCACGCGGCTCATGGGAAGAACACAAACGGGACAGCCCGGACCGTGGATGAACTCGATCCCGTCGGGGGTGAGTTTATCAAGGCCGTAGCGGAAAATCGCATGCGTGTGGCCGCCGCAGATTTCCATGATGTGGACGGGCTTGTCCTTGGTGGCACCGATCTCGCCCACGAGTTTGGCAATCTCGTTCAAGAGCGCCTTGGCGGCCTTGGGGTCGCGGAATTCCTCGGCGTATTTCATGCGCGGCCCTCCAATGCGGCGTCCCCTGCGGCCATCGCCTCGAGCGTTTCTTGCGCCTCGCCCAGACCGCGAAGCGCTTCGAGTGTCTTGGCGGCTTCTTCCTCGTCGATCTCGGCCATGGCAAAGCCGACATGGATGAGGGCCCATTTACCGACGACATCCTCTAGGTGGCCGGTCACGATCGGGGCGATGTTCACCTCGCGGCGGACGCCCGACACCTCGGCCATCGCCATCATGCGGCTCGGGTCGGTGAGGGCCACAATCTGACCCGGAATTCCTAGACACATCCCTCAATCCTCCGACGCGTCGCCGCAGGCGCGGCTGGGTTCAATTATTCCGTAGCGATCTATCTTGGCCCGAAGGCCTACGCGGCTTAGGCCAAGCTCGGTCGCAGCGCGGCTCTTGTTCCATTTCAAACGCGTGAGCGTTTCGCGAAGGATGCGCATCTCGACCTCTTCGACGCGGTCCTTGAGCGTGCCCTCGGAAGCGAGCACCATGTCGAGCGAGCTATCGGACCGATCCGAGATCGGGCTTGCCTGAAGGATATGTCGGCTGATGAGTTCGGGCCCAAGGATCGGGTCTTGGGAAAAGATCAGCATGCGGGTCACTTCGTTTTCAAGTTCGCGCAGGTTGCCGGGCCAATCATAACCCGCCAGAAACTGGATCGCATCGTCCGAAAGACCATGAACGGGCTTGCCATGAATGCGTGCGGCCTCGAAGAGGAAATTCTGCGCCAAGAGGGCGAGATCCTCGGTCCGCGAGCGAAGCGGCAGCACATGCAGCGTGGTGCGGGCGAGCGCATAGTAGAGATCAGAGCGGAAGCGGCCATCGTTCACGTCGATCCGCAAATCGCGATCCGAACCTGCAATGATCCGCACATCGGTGCGCACCATCTCGTGGCTTCCGACTGGGCGGAACATACCATCGGTCGCAACGCGGCAAAGTTCGAGCTGTAGGCGCGGGGAAAGTTCGGAAATCCCGTTGATAAAAATCGTGCCGCGATCCGCCTTTTG encodes:
- a CDS encoding transketolase family protein; amino-acid sequence: MTHAVFGAHSRRQSKYIARVAASPEARIATSAMIASLDAEGRDTVSAPFGQALIDLAAERDDIVGLSADLSKYTDMHVFAEKHPDRFYQMGMAEQLLISAAAGLAKEGFTPFATTYAVFASRRAYDFIAMAIAEENLPVKIVCALPGLTTGYGPSHQATEDLAIFRGLPNMTIIDPCDAEDVYQATHAIADQSGPVYMRLLRGKVPNVLGEYGYQFKLGKAQLIHDGDDVLFISTGFMTMRTIDAAKALAKDGVSAAVLHVPTIKPLDLETIAAEAQRKGRLVITAENHTIMGGLGEAVGAGLMRQGVFVPFKSIALPDEFLDAGALPTLHDQYGISVGGIVTSVKSWL
- a CDS encoding transketolase, with the protein product MAEQLSPKAGNNVSLERRAWQIRRNALLMGEVQGQGYIGQALGVADVLAVSYFHAMTYRAEDPEWEGRDRFLLSIGHYAIALYAALIEAGILPEDEIETYGMDESRMPMSGMASYTPGMEITGGSLGQGLGIAVGVALGLKRKDNPAFVYNLLSDGELGEGSTWEAVMSAVQWKLDNLIAIVDFNDQQADGKSTDALAFGDEGAKWAAFGWFAQTVDGNDIHAVKEAFDAARADTSDRPRVIICNTKMCKGVPFLEERDKTHFIRVEADEWAKALAHLDQEMPA
- a CDS encoding Ldh family oxidoreductase; protein product: MDRFYNRADLLAFATSLLVKEGMTEDKADVVAELLVQTDELGVTTHGVSMIPYYIPELRSGNMTTTGEVTVLSDRPVAMVWDGNYLPGHWIMKQALDVCIDKAKASGMSAMAIRRSHHIGCLSTLTRIAADQGLVCYIATSDPSGKWVAPYGGVDPVLTPNPWAVGYPAKDHPVLIDTCASITTVSKVREYVNSGRQFDHQWMLDGEGNPTTDPNVVNQTPKGTILPVGGADHGHKGFAQSLMVEMLTQALAGHGRVESPTRWGANVFIQVIDPEAFGGLGAFTDQVEHLNALCRASRPAKGFTRVRVPGDRASEALAQVATKGVRIVDEVWTRLSAAAKDAGLEMPEQRA
- the hypE gene encoding hydrogenase expression/formation protein HypE — its product is MNMLNRMKQDRVTLAHGGGGKAMRDLIEDVFTSVFQPESMEDQARLMTDALLEKGARLAFTTDSFVVDPVEFPGGDIGKIAVCGTVNDLAVGGAVPLWLSAAFIIEEGTEVALLRRIVASMKAEAEKAGVRIVTGDTKVVGRGSADKVFVTTSGVGVIPAGRDLCASNIQAGDVAIVNGVLGDHGAAILAARGDMALSADIVSDCQGLGHLMAAVAEACPDLRAARDATRGGLASSLNEMAEAAGIAIEIEESLLPIRTEVKGMCEILGLDPLYLANEGTLVLFVPEAQADAALEAMRSTDAGRGAVIIGRAKSGEAGRVTMRTLFGGARIVDMLVGEQLPRIC
- the hypD gene encoding hydrogenase formation protein HypD, translating into MKYAEEFRDPKAAKALLNEIAKLVGEIGATKDKPVHIMEICGGHTHAIFRYGLDKLTPDGIEFIHGPGCPVCVLPMSRVDECVTLAERPEVIFTTFGDAMRVPGRRKSLLQAKADGADIRMVYSPLDALELARRNPQREVVFFGLGFETTTPSTALSIQQAAREGLTNFSVFCNHITVPPPIKALLDDPHMILDGFVGPGHVSMVIGVHPYDFIAEEYGKPIVVAGFEPLDLLQSVVMVLRQIRDGRAEVENQYSRVVPEHGNPVSLAAIEDVYERRPSFEWRGLGEIEESGLRIREKYAAFDAEAKFEIGYGAGPRETAEAEGCECGAVMTGRLKPVQCPQFGRGCTPEMPLGALMVSSEGACAAYYQYGGARAVEPAE
- the hypC gene encoding HypC/HybG/HupF family hydrogenase formation chaperone; protein product: MCLGIPGQIVALTDPSRMMAMAEVSGVRREVNIAPIVTGHLEDVVGKWALIHVGFAMAEIDEEEAAKTLEALRGLGEAQETLEAMAAGDAALEGRA